Proteins from a single region of Anastrepha ludens isolate Willacy chromosome 5, idAnaLude1.1, whole genome shotgun sequence:
- the LOC128865175 gene encoding uncharacterized protein LOC128865175 isoform X3 encodes MGSNIIQLPWVPNFRGGKIAAEISSPGPACVQLPTLVGKKVPDSKKPGAPAFSFGQKHRRNYDSIGPGPAQYDVTGLGMKGKATPTAASLRSRPKDKIVFTTPAPGEYDVDRGAKAIIDATPKYSFGQKPPKEKPSLTPAPNSYCPEVSFIKKKSPSYTFGRRTKLNFDKGTPAPGEYQPEKVRLDHSPAYSIAGRHELKKTTDSPAPGAYCPENVRLDHAPAYTISGRHRTVAQSDTPAPGAYCPEKIRLDSTPSYTISGKHGIISIQDSPGPANYCPEKVRLDHTPAYTMAGKHNPKISNNTPAPGDYCPEKMKLDNTPAYTFGGKYDPKYSNNTPAPGDYCPEKVRLDHTPAYTMAGKHNPQISNNSPAPGDYCPEKVKLDNTPAYTFGGKYDPKYNNNTPAPGDYCPEKVRLDHTPAYSMGGRHDLQKPSDTPAPGAYCPENVRLDHNPAFTMAGKHDPKISNNTPAPGDYCPEKVKLDNTPAYTFGGKYDPKYNNNTPAPGDYCPEKVRLDHTPAYSMGGRHDLQKPCDTPAPGAYCPENVRLDHNPAFTMAGKHDPKISNNTPAPGDYCPEKVKLNNTPAYTFGGKYDPKYNNNTPAPGDYCPEKVRLHHTPAYTMAGKNDPKISNDTPAPGDYCPEKVKLDNTPAYTFGGKYDPKYNNNTPAPGDYCPEKVRLDHTPAYSMGGRHNLQKPSDTPAPGAYCPENVRMDHTPAYTMAGKHEPKISNDTPAPGDYCPEKVKLDNTPAYTFGGKYDPKYNNNTPAPGDYCPEKVRLDHTPAYSMGGRHDLQKPCDTPAPGAYCPENVRLDHNPAFTMAGKHDPKISNNTPAPGDYCPEKVKLDNTPAYTFGGKYDPKCNKNTPAPGDYCPEKVRLDHNPAFTMAGKHDPKISNDTPAPGDYCPEKVKLDNTPAYTFGGKYDPKYNNNTPAPGDYCPEKVRLDHTPAYSMGGRHNLQKPSDTPAPGAYCPENVRLDHSPAFSMAGKHDPKRSIDTPAPGDYCPEKVKFDNTPAYTFGGKYDPKYNENTPAPGDYYPEKVRLDHNPAFTMAGKHDPKISNNTPAPGDYCPEKVKLDNTPAYTFGGKYDPKHNNNTPAPGDYCPEKVRLHHTPAYSMGGRHDLQKPSDTPAPGAYCPENVRLDHTPAYTMAGKHEPKISNDTPAPGDYCPEKVKLDNSPAYTFGGKYDPKYNNNTPAPGDYCPEKVRLDHTPAYSMGGRHDLQKPSDTPAPGAYCPENVRLDHTPAYTMAGKHDPKISNNTPAPGDYCPEKVKFDNTPAYTFGGKYDPKYNNNTPAPGDYCPEKVRLDHTPAYSMGGRHNLQKPSDTPAPGAYCPENVRLDHTPAYTMAGKHEPKISNDTPAPGDYCPEKVKLDNTPAYTFGGKYDPKYNNYTPAPGAYCPENVRLDHTPAYTMAGKPDSKISNDTPAPGEYYPEKVRQDHTPSFTITSRKYLTHVDNTPSPCDYKPEECKLDYSPAYTFGMKVNTVVRSESPAPGQYQLEKINLDRGPAYTFGIKVTRDIVSETPAPTAYEPEKHTLEHAPSFTFGLKPKDDRLALNAPAPGHYRPENYKLDNSPAFTFGLKVPPMPALPKGAYVEDRILQRRERRLASPVRTNQNQNKLNDDDVNSKTTVTVTEVCANNLDHTPTSIITTTTRVMGEQGEQKMSKEIRKHNGSDIKANSTAISTTQHTTSGTLRNGLEAVKSSSGNASSKLITTTTTMRTVANGVQDNGREFRTAQGKSDAAASKSAGSVTKTVVQPDGTTVTTTTTSRTSAVKYAVEASATHEKITSS; translated from the exons ATGGGTAGCAATATCATACAACTACCTTGGGTACCGAATTTTCGTGGCGGCAAAATTGCCGCGGAGATTTCTAGTCCGGGACCAGCGTGTGTGCAATTACCAACTTTAGTCG GCAAAAAAGTGCCTGACTCAAAGAAACCAGGCGCTCCAGCATTTTCTTTTGGTCAAAAACATCGCAGAAATTACGATTCGATTGGACCAGGACCAGCACAATACGACGTCACTGGCTTGGGCATGAAAGGCAAAGCTACACCAACAGCTGCAAGTTTGCGCAGCCGTCCCAAAGATAAGATAGTTTTCACCACACCCGCACCGGGGGAATACGATGTGGACCGTGGTGCAAAAGCCATCATCGATGCAACGCCAAAGTACTCATTTGGACAAAAACCGCCTAAGGAGAAGCCAAGCCTAACACCTG CTCCAAATAGTTACTGCCCTGAGgtatcatttattaaaaaaaaatcaccgaGCTACACTTTTGGTAGAAGAACGAAGCTCAACTTCGATAAGGGGACACCAG cACCTGGAGAGTATCAACCGGAAAAAGTTCGCCTAGACCACAGCCCCGCATACTCAATTGCGGGAAGAcatgagcttaaaaaaaccaccgaTTCTCCGGCACCGGGAGCATATTGCCCTGAAAATGTTCGTCTTGATCATGCTCCTGCTTACACAATAAGTGGTAGACATAGAACTGTGGCTCAAAGTGATACCCCTGCCCCTGGGGCGTATTGTCCCGAAAAAATTCGATTAGATAGCACACCTTCGTATACAATAAGCGGTAAGCATGGAATCATTTCAATACAAGACTCCCCAGGTCCAGCGAATTATTGTCCCGAAAAAGTGCGACTTGATCACACTCCCGCGTATACTATGGCCGGAAAACACAATCCCAAAATAAGTAACAACACACCCGCTCCTGGAGATTATTGCCCCGAGAAAATGAAATTGGATAATACACCGGCCTACACCTTTGGAGGGAAGTATGATCCAAAATACAGTAACAATACTCCTGCACCAGGTGATTATTGTCCCGAAAAAGTTCGACTGGATCACACTCCAGCCTATACTATGGCCGGAAAACACAATCCCCAAATAAGTAACAACTCACCCGCTCCTGGAGATTACTGTCCCGAGAAAGTGAAATTGGATAATACACCGGCCTACACCTTCGGAGGGAAGTATGATccaaaatacaataacaacactCCGGCACCAGGTGATTATTGTCCCGAAAAAGTTCGACTGGATCACACTCCTGCCTACTCCATGGGTGGACGACATGACTTACAAAAGCCCAGTGATACACCAGCTCCAGGAGCTTATTGTCCCGAGAATGTGCGACTCGATCATAATCCAGCGTTTACGATGGCTGGAAAACACGATCCCAAAATAAGTAACAACACACCCGCTCCTGGAGATTACTGCCCCGAGAAAGTGAAATTGGATAATACACCGGCCTACACCTTCGGAGGGAAGTATGATccaaaatacaataacaatacTCCGGCACCAGGTGATTATTGTCCCGAAAAAGTTCGATTGGATCACACTCCTGCCTACTCCATGGGTGGACGACATGACTTACAAAAGCCCTGTGATACACCCGCTCCAGGAGCTTATTGTCCCGAGAACGTGCGACTCGATCATAATCCAGCGTTTACGATGGCCGGAAAACACGATCCCAAAATAAGTAACAACACACCCGCTCCTGGAGATTACTGTCCCGAGAAAGTGAAATTGAATAATACACCGGCCTACACCTTCGGAGGGAAGTATGATccaaaatacaataacaatacTCCGGCACCAGGTGATTATTGTCCCGAAAAAGTGCGACTTCATCACACTCCCGCGTATACTATGGCCGGAAAAAACGATCCTAAAATAAGTAACGACACACCCGCTCCTGGAGATTATTGCCCCGAGAAAGTGAAATTGGATAATACACCGGCCTACACCTTCGGAGGGAAGTATGATccaaaatacaataacaatacTCCGGCACCAGGTGATTATTGTCCCGAAAAAGTTCGTCTGGATCACACTCCAGCCTACTCCATGGGTGGACGACATAACTTACAAAAGCCCAGTGACACACCAGCTCCAGGAGCTTATTGTCCCGAGAATGTGCGAATGGATCACACTCCAGCCTATACTATGGCCGGAAAACACGAGCCCAAAATAAGTAACGACACACCCGCTCCTGGAGATTACTGTCCCGAGAAAGTGAAATTGGATAATACACCGGCCTACACCTTCGGAGGGAAGTATGATCCGAAATACAATAACAATACTCCGGCACCAGGTGATTATTGTCCCGAAAAAGTTCGATTGGATCACACTCCTGCCTACTCCATGGGTGGACGACATGACTTACAAAAGCCCTGTGATACACCCGCTCCAGGAGCTTATTGTCCCGAGAACGTGCGACTCGATCATAATCCAGCGTTTACGATGGCCGGAAAACACGATCCCAAAATAAGTAACAACACACCCGCTCCTGGAGATTACTGTCCCGAGAAAGTGAAATTGGATAATACACCAGCCTACACCTTCGGAGGGAAGTATGAtccaaaatgcaataaaaatactcCGGCACCAGGTGATTATTGTCCCGAAAAAGTCCGACTCGATCATAATCCAGCGTTTACGATGGCCGGAAAACACGATCCTAAAATAAGTAACGACACACCCGCTCCTGGAGATTACTGTCCCGAGAAAGTGAAATTGGATAATACACCGGCCTACACCTTCGGAGGGAAGTATGATccaaaatacaataacaatacTCCGGCACCAGGTGATTATTGTCCCGAAAAAGTTCGACTGGATCACACTCCAGCCTACTCCATGGGTGGACGACATAACTTACAAAAGCCCAGTGACACTCCAGCTCCAGGAGCTTATTGTCCCGAGAATGTGCGACTCGATCATAGCCCAGCGTTTTCGATGGCTGGAAAACACGATCCCAAAAGAAGTATAGACACACCCGCTCCTGGAGATTATTGCCCCGAGAAAGTGAAATTCGATAATACACCGGCCTACACCTTCGGAGGGAAGTATGATCcaaaatacaatgaaaataCTCCGGCACCAGGTGATTATTATCCCGAAAAAGTCCGACTCGATCATAATCCAGCGTTTACGATGGCCGGAAAACACGATCCTAAAATAAGTAACAACACACCCGCTCCTGGAGATTACTGTCCCGAGAAAGTGAAATTGGATAATACACCGGCCTACACCTTCGGAGGGAAGTATGATCCAAAACACAATAACAATACTCCGGCACCAGGTGATTATTGTCCCGAAAAAGTTCGTCTGCATCACACTCCTGCCTACTCCATGGGTGGACGACATGACTTACAAAAGCCCAGTGACACACCAGCTCCAGGAGCTTATTGTCCCGAGAATGTGCGACTGGATCACACTCCAGCCTATACTATGGCCGGAAAACACGAGCCCAAAATAAGTAACGACACACCCGCTCCTGGAGATTACTGTCCCGAGAAAGTGAAATTGGATAATTCACCGGCCTACACTTTTGGAGGGAAGTATGATccaaaatacaataacaacactCCGGCTCCAGGTGATTATTGTCCCGAAAAAGTTCGACTGGATCACACTCCTGCCTACTCCATGGGTGGACGACATGACTTACAAAAGCCCAGTGACACACCAGCTCCAGGAGCTTATTGTCCCGAGAATGTGCGACTTGATCACACTCCAGCCTATACTATGGCCGGAAAACACGATCCCAAAATAAGTAACAACACACCCGCTCCTGGAGATTACTGCCCCGAGAAAGTGAAATTCGATAACACACCGGCCTACACCTTCGGAGGGAAGTATGATccaaaatacaataacaatacTCCGGCACCAGGTGATTATTGTCCCGAAAAAGTTCGACTGGATCACACTCCAGCCTACTCCATGGGTGGACGACATAACTTACAAAAGCCCAGTGACACACCAGCTCCAGGAGCTTATTGTCCCGAGAATGTGCGACTGGATCACACTCCAGCCTATACTATGGCCGGAAAACACGAGCCCAAAATAAGTAACGACACACCCGCTCCTGGAGATTACTGTCCCGAGAAAGTGAAATTGGATAATACACCGGCCTACACTTTTGGGGGGAAGTATGATCCAAAATACAATAACTACACTCCGGCTCCAGGAGCTTATTGTCCCGAGAATGTGCGACTTGATCACACTCCCGCGTATACTATGGCTGGAAAACCCGATTCCAAAATAAGTAATGACACACCAGCTCCGGGCGAGTACTATCCCGAAAAGGTTCGACAAGATCACACACCGTCCTTTACCATAACCAGTCGCAAGTATTTGACTCATGTCGACAACACTCCATCTCCATGCGATTACAAGCCCGAGGAGTGTAAGCTTGACTATTCGCCAGCGTACACCTTTGGCATGAAGGTAAACACAGTCGTAAGAAGCGAATCACCAGCACCAGGACAATATCAGCTAGAGAAAATTAATTTGGATCGAGGACCCGCGTACACGTTCGGCATAAAGGTGACTCGTGACATAGTCAGTGAGACCCCAG CACCCACTGCTTATGAACCAGAAAAGCACACCCTCGAACATGCACCCTCCTTTACTTTTGGGTTAAAACCCAAGGACGACAGACTTGCTTTGAATGCGCCAG CACCTGGCCATTATCGTCCTGAAAACTATAAATTAGATAATTCACCCGCTTTTACGTTTGGTTTGAAAGTTCCACCCATGCCAG CTCTTCCAAAGGGTGCTTATGTAGAAGATCGCATTTTACAAAGACGTGAACGGCGTTTAGCAAGTCCCG TTCGCACCAATCAAAATCAGAATAAACTTAACGATGATGATGTAAATTCCAAAACAACGGTTACCGTAACCGAAGTCTGTGCCAATAATCTCGACCACACACCCACATCGATAATCACCACAACCACGAGAGTAATGGGTGAGCAAGGTGAGCAAAAAATGAGCAAAGAAATTCGAAAACACAACGGTAGTGACATTAAGGCAAACAGCACGGCTATCAGCACCACACAGCACACCACCAGCGGCACACTCAGGAATGGCTTAGAAGCTGTTAAGTCGAGTTCGGGCAATGCAAGTTCTAAACTGATCACCACCACTACCACAATGCGCACAGTTGCAAATGGTGTACAAGATAACGGTAGGGAATTTCGCACTGCACAGGGGAAATCCGATGCGGCAGCGTCCAAGTCTGCTGGTTCAGTCACCAAAACAGTAGTTCAACCGGACGGCACAACTGTCACAACAACCACAACTTCAAGAACTTCAGCAGTCAAATACGCTGTAGAGGCGAGTGCTACACACGAAAAAATTACAAG CTCCTAA
- the LOC128865175 gene encoding uncharacterized protein LOC128865175 isoform X2, producing the protein MVATYIDTYISAAERSKLGPCEPGYQRRQLAMGSNIIQLPWVPNFRGGKIAAEISSPGPACVQLPTLVGKKVPDSKKPGAPAFSFGQKHRRNYDSIGPGPAQYDVTGLGMKGKATPTAASLRSRPKDKIVFTTPAPGEYDVDRGAKAIIDATPKYSFGQKPPKEKPSLTPAPNSYCPEVSFIKKKSPSYTFGRRTKLNFDKGTPAPGEYQPEKVRLDHSPAYSIAGRHELKKTTDSPAPGAYCPENVRLDHAPAYTISGRHRTVAQSDTPAPGAYCPEKIRLDSTPSYTISGKHGIISIQDSPGPANYCPEKVRLDHTPAYTMAGKHNPKISNNTPAPGDYCPEKMKLDNTPAYTFGGKYDPKYSNNTPAPGDYCPEKVRLDHTPAYTMAGKHNPQISNNSPAPGDYCPEKVKLDNTPAYTFGGKYDPKYNNNTPAPGDYCPEKVRLDHTPAYSMGGRHDLQKPSDTPAPGAYCPENVRLDHNPAFTMAGKHDPKISNNTPAPGDYCPEKVKLDNTPAYTFGGKYDPKYNNNTPAPGDYCPEKVRLDHTPAYSMGGRHDLQKPCDTPAPGAYCPENVRLDHNPAFTMAGKHDPKISNNTPAPGDYCPEKVKLNNTPAYTFGGKYDPKYNNNTPAPGDYCPEKVRLHHTPAYTMAGKNDPKISNDTPAPGDYCPEKVKLDNTPAYTFGGKYDPKYNNNTPAPGDYCPEKVRLDHTPAYSMGGRHNLQKPSDTPAPGAYCPENVRMDHTPAYTMAGKHEPKISNDTPAPGDYCPEKVKLDNTPAYTFGGKYDPKYNNNTPAPGDYCPEKVRLDHTPAYSMGGRHDLQKPCDTPAPGAYCPENVRLDHNPAFTMAGKHDPKISNNTPAPGDYCPEKVKLDNTPAYTFGGKYDPKCNKNTPAPGDYCPEKVRLDHNPAFTMAGKHDPKISNDTPAPGDYCPEKVKLDNTPAYTFGGKYDPKYNNNTPAPGDYCPEKVRLDHTPAYSMGGRHNLQKPSDTPAPGAYCPENVRLDHSPAFSMAGKHDPKRSIDTPAPGDYCPEKVKFDNTPAYTFGGKYDPKYNENTPAPGDYYPEKVRLDHNPAFTMAGKHDPKISNNTPAPGDYCPEKVKLDNTPAYTFGGKYDPKHNNNTPAPGDYCPEKVRLHHTPAYSMGGRHDLQKPSDTPAPGAYCPENVRLDHTPAYTMAGKHEPKISNDTPAPGDYCPEKVKLDNSPAYTFGGKYDPKYNNNTPAPGDYCPEKVRLDHTPAYSMGGRHDLQKPSDTPAPGAYCPENVRLDHTPAYTMAGKHDPKISNNTPAPGDYCPEKVKFDNTPAYTFGGKYDPKYNNNTPAPGDYCPEKVRLDHTPAYSMGGRHNLQKPSDTPAPGAYCPENVRLDHTPAYTMAGKHEPKISNDTPAPGDYCPEKVKLDNTPAYTFGGKYDPKYNNYTPAPGAYCPENVRLDHTPAYTMAGKPDSKISNDTPAPGEYYPEKVRQDHTPSFTITSRKYLTHVDNTPSPCDYKPEECKLDYSPAYTFGMKVNTVVRSESPAPGQYQLEKINLDRGPAYTFGIKVTRDIVSETPAPTAYEPEKHTLEHAPSFTFGLKPKDDRLALNAPALPKGAYVEDRILQRRERRLASPVRTNQNQNKLNDDDVNSKTTVTVTEVCANNLDHTPTSIITTTTRVMGEQGEQKMSKEIRKHNGSDIKANSTAISTTQHTTSGTLRNGLEAVKSSSGNASSKLITTTTTMRTVANGVQDNGREFRTAQGKSDAAASKSAGSVTKTVVQPDGTTVTTTTTSRTSAVKYAVEASATHEKITSS; encoded by the exons ATGGTAGCTACATATAtagatacttat ATTAGTGCAGCAGAAAGGAGTAAGCTCGGGCCCTGTGAACCAGGATATCAAAGACGACAATTGGCCATGGGTAGCAATATCATACAACTACCTTGGGTACCGAATTTTCGTGGCGGCAAAATTGCCGCGGAGATTTCTAGTCCGGGACCAGCGTGTGTGCAATTACCAACTTTAGTCG GCAAAAAAGTGCCTGACTCAAAGAAACCAGGCGCTCCAGCATTTTCTTTTGGTCAAAAACATCGCAGAAATTACGATTCGATTGGACCAGGACCAGCACAATACGACGTCACTGGCTTGGGCATGAAAGGCAAAGCTACACCAACAGCTGCAAGTTTGCGCAGCCGTCCCAAAGATAAGATAGTTTTCACCACACCCGCACCGGGGGAATACGATGTGGACCGTGGTGCAAAAGCCATCATCGATGCAACGCCAAAGTACTCATTTGGACAAAAACCGCCTAAGGAGAAGCCAAGCCTAACACCTG CTCCAAATAGTTACTGCCCTGAGgtatcatttattaaaaaaaaatcaccgaGCTACACTTTTGGTAGAAGAACGAAGCTCAACTTCGATAAGGGGACACCAG cACCTGGAGAGTATCAACCGGAAAAAGTTCGCCTAGACCACAGCCCCGCATACTCAATTGCGGGAAGAcatgagcttaaaaaaaccaccgaTTCTCCGGCACCGGGAGCATATTGCCCTGAAAATGTTCGTCTTGATCATGCTCCTGCTTACACAATAAGTGGTAGACATAGAACTGTGGCTCAAAGTGATACCCCTGCCCCTGGGGCGTATTGTCCCGAAAAAATTCGATTAGATAGCACACCTTCGTATACAATAAGCGGTAAGCATGGAATCATTTCAATACAAGACTCCCCAGGTCCAGCGAATTATTGTCCCGAAAAAGTGCGACTTGATCACACTCCCGCGTATACTATGGCCGGAAAACACAATCCCAAAATAAGTAACAACACACCCGCTCCTGGAGATTATTGCCCCGAGAAAATGAAATTGGATAATACACCGGCCTACACCTTTGGAGGGAAGTATGATCCAAAATACAGTAACAATACTCCTGCACCAGGTGATTATTGTCCCGAAAAAGTTCGACTGGATCACACTCCAGCCTATACTATGGCCGGAAAACACAATCCCCAAATAAGTAACAACTCACCCGCTCCTGGAGATTACTGTCCCGAGAAAGTGAAATTGGATAATACACCGGCCTACACCTTCGGAGGGAAGTATGATccaaaatacaataacaacactCCGGCACCAGGTGATTATTGTCCCGAAAAAGTTCGACTGGATCACACTCCTGCCTACTCCATGGGTGGACGACATGACTTACAAAAGCCCAGTGATACACCAGCTCCAGGAGCTTATTGTCCCGAGAATGTGCGACTCGATCATAATCCAGCGTTTACGATGGCTGGAAAACACGATCCCAAAATAAGTAACAACACACCCGCTCCTGGAGATTACTGCCCCGAGAAAGTGAAATTGGATAATACACCGGCCTACACCTTCGGAGGGAAGTATGATccaaaatacaataacaatacTCCGGCACCAGGTGATTATTGTCCCGAAAAAGTTCGATTGGATCACACTCCTGCCTACTCCATGGGTGGACGACATGACTTACAAAAGCCCTGTGATACACCCGCTCCAGGAGCTTATTGTCCCGAGAACGTGCGACTCGATCATAATCCAGCGTTTACGATGGCCGGAAAACACGATCCCAAAATAAGTAACAACACACCCGCTCCTGGAGATTACTGTCCCGAGAAAGTGAAATTGAATAATACACCGGCCTACACCTTCGGAGGGAAGTATGATccaaaatacaataacaatacTCCGGCACCAGGTGATTATTGTCCCGAAAAAGTGCGACTTCATCACACTCCCGCGTATACTATGGCCGGAAAAAACGATCCTAAAATAAGTAACGACACACCCGCTCCTGGAGATTATTGCCCCGAGAAAGTGAAATTGGATAATACACCGGCCTACACCTTCGGAGGGAAGTATGATccaaaatacaataacaatacTCCGGCACCAGGTGATTATTGTCCCGAAAAAGTTCGTCTGGATCACACTCCAGCCTACTCCATGGGTGGACGACATAACTTACAAAAGCCCAGTGACACACCAGCTCCAGGAGCTTATTGTCCCGAGAATGTGCGAATGGATCACACTCCAGCCTATACTATGGCCGGAAAACACGAGCCCAAAATAAGTAACGACACACCCGCTCCTGGAGATTACTGTCCCGAGAAAGTGAAATTGGATAATACACCGGCCTACACCTTCGGAGGGAAGTATGATCCGAAATACAATAACAATACTCCGGCACCAGGTGATTATTGTCCCGAAAAAGTTCGATTGGATCACACTCCTGCCTACTCCATGGGTGGACGACATGACTTACAAAAGCCCTGTGATACACCCGCTCCAGGAGCTTATTGTCCCGAGAACGTGCGACTCGATCATAATCCAGCGTTTACGATGGCCGGAAAACACGATCCCAAAATAAGTAACAACACACCCGCTCCTGGAGATTACTGTCCCGAGAAAGTGAAATTGGATAATACACCAGCCTACACCTTCGGAGGGAAGTATGAtccaaaatgcaataaaaatactcCGGCACCAGGTGATTATTGTCCCGAAAAAGTCCGACTCGATCATAATCCAGCGTTTACGATGGCCGGAAAACACGATCCTAAAATAAGTAACGACACACCCGCTCCTGGAGATTACTGTCCCGAGAAAGTGAAATTGGATAATACACCGGCCTACACCTTCGGAGGGAAGTATGATccaaaatacaataacaatacTCCGGCACCAGGTGATTATTGTCCCGAAAAAGTTCGACTGGATCACACTCCAGCCTACTCCATGGGTGGACGACATAACTTACAAAAGCCCAGTGACACTCCAGCTCCAGGAGCTTATTGTCCCGAGAATGTGCGACTCGATCATAGCCCAGCGTTTTCGATGGCTGGAAAACACGATCCCAAAAGAAGTATAGACACACCCGCTCCTGGAGATTATTGCCCCGAGAAAGTGAAATTCGATAATACACCGGCCTACACCTTCGGAGGGAAGTATGATCcaaaatacaatgaaaataCTCCGGCACCAGGTGATTATTATCCCGAAAAAGTCCGACTCGATCATAATCCAGCGTTTACGATGGCCGGAAAACACGATCCTAAAATAAGTAACAACACACCCGCTCCTGGAGATTACTGTCCCGAGAAAGTGAAATTGGATAATACACCGGCCTACACCTTCGGAGGGAAGTATGATCCAAAACACAATAACAATACTCCGGCACCAGGTGATTATTGTCCCGAAAAAGTTCGTCTGCATCACACTCCTGCCTACTCCATGGGTGGACGACATGACTTACAAAAGCCCAGTGACACACCAGCTCCAGGAGCTTATTGTCCCGAGAATGTGCGACTGGATCACACTCCAGCCTATACTATGGCCGGAAAACACGAGCCCAAAATAAGTAACGACACACCCGCTCCTGGAGATTACTGTCCCGAGAAAGTGAAATTGGATAATTCACCGGCCTACACTTTTGGAGGGAAGTATGATccaaaatacaataacaacactCCGGCTCCAGGTGATTATTGTCCCGAAAAAGTTCGACTGGATCACACTCCTGCCTACTCCATGGGTGGACGACATGACTTACAAAAGCCCAGTGACACACCAGCTCCAGGAGCTTATTGTCCCGAGAATGTGCGACTTGATCACACTCCAGCCTATACTATGGCCGGAAAACACGATCCCAAAATAAGTAACAACACACCCGCTCCTGGAGATTACTGCCCCGAGAAAGTGAAATTCGATAACACACCGGCCTACACCTTCGGAGGGAAGTATGATccaaaatacaataacaatacTCCGGCACCAGGTGATTATTGTCCCGAAAAAGTTCGACTGGATCACACTCCAGCCTACTCCATGGGTGGACGACATAACTTACAAAAGCCCAGTGACACACCAGCTCCAGGAGCTTATTGTCCCGAGAATGTGCGACTGGATCACACTCCAGCCTATACTATGGCCGGAAAACACGAGCCCAAAATAAGTAACGACACACCCGCTCCTGGAGATTACTGTCCCGAGAAAGTGAAATTGGATAATACACCGGCCTACACTTTTGGGGGGAAGTATGATCCAAAATACAATAACTACACTCCGGCTCCAGGAGCTTATTGTCCCGAGAATGTGCGACTTGATCACACTCCCGCGTATACTATGGCTGGAAAACCCGATTCCAAAATAAGTAATGACACACCAGCTCCGGGCGAGTACTATCCCGAAAAGGTTCGACAAGATCACACACCGTCCTTTACCATAACCAGTCGCAAGTATTTGACTCATGTCGACAACACTCCATCTCCATGCGATTACAAGCCCGAGGAGTGTAAGCTTGACTATTCGCCAGCGTACACCTTTGGCATGAAGGTAAACACAGTCGTAAGAAGCGAATCACCAGCACCAGGACAATATCAGCTAGAGAAAATTAATTTGGATCGAGGACCCGCGTACACGTTCGGCATAAAGGTGACTCGTGACATAGTCAGTGAGACCCCAG CACCCACTGCTTATGAACCAGAAAAGCACACCCTCGAACATGCACCCTCCTTTACTTTTGGGTTAAAACCCAAGGACGACAGACTTGCTTTGAATGCGCCAG CTCTTCCAAAGGGTGCTTATGTAGAAGATCGCATTTTACAAAGACGTGAACGGCGTTTAGCAAGTCCCG TTCGCACCAATCAAAATCAGAATAAACTTAACGATGATGATGTAAATTCCAAAACAACGGTTACCGTAACCGAAGTCTGTGCCAATAATCTCGACCACACACCCACATCGATAATCACCACAACCACGAGAGTAATGGGTGAGCAAGGTGAGCAAAAAATGAGCAAAGAAATTCGAAAACACAACGGTAGTGACATTAAGGCAAACAGCACGGCTATCAGCACCACACAGCACACCACCAGCGGCACACTCAGGAATGGCTTAGAAGCTGTTAAGTCGAGTTCGGGCAATGCAAGTTCTAAACTGATCACCACCACTACCACAATGCGCACAGTTGCAAATGGTGTACAAGATAACGGTAGGGAATTTCGCACTGCACAGGGGAAATCCGATGCGGCAGCGTCCAAGTCTGCTGGTTCAGTCACCAAAACAGTAGTTCAACCGGACGGCACAACTGTCACAACAACCACAACTTCAAGAACTTCAGCAGTCAAATACGCTGTAGAGGCGAGTGCTACACACGAAAAAATTACAAG CTCCTAA